From the genome of Mycoplasma putrefaciens KS1, one region includes:
- a CDS encoding C1 family peptidase, translated as MRKVKNVILFSMSFITANFSIFKTIDSKPENILISKQTTDNDKTKQDYYSLRDDYLLFNQWQFNTGLCWDFASTKVLETTLTKANNEMYDFSEASISAGDENNLANGGNFFKFHNLLTKNGIAFESDFRFGDLYHFPNTGTYYKKLLELYKPKFITNLSDKLKKVEFNRSEIRKNLNKIKQHITNHSALMTAIDHWTITTNPNNKKKTNQIVHTNANNLHAVAIIGWDDNYQTLDKQQGAFIVLNSDKPYENNDGVNYLPYDSTLYDLNLFGYQFTGNKFITSSNNNKSSVKNNHKNYYNSQNPDTSLKQTKQLNQNIFNWNDQVEMTYKFNSNLANLQEMSLRVYYANQEITDQFNIYSTNDSLTLTPIKKKLKTGSYTVKLNYSYQFNNNDKLYTDQENRQIYVLDGSEGLSSYSYWQHSNQNQDFNHYLFHAANGYNLNDKIPVILSTNSDDKYSLKQTYINKNNKIVYKVGKTQISNLYQEGKDNTFKDITLNKLNDHKNKYDYQITVDKYVNDQKVGDQKYQIYKLDDKKNYVIAKLYYDLRDGAKLENLINEIPFEWNSTTEKRYLENPTHIDNLKFLGWKYLNKNGNQQDVPKQNDKYYLDYNLIKNLKTDSKNLNFIATGGRDNQYHTPIILKPVFDKTHQQEPVIKIINQESNFTANEKIDINNFQLEIKDNHKSYKVTPNRVVLENDGAYNYDGFVKINHKKLTLEFDYKNRIYQKEISINVKKKVIYPDLKLLNSKLKYDPNGNEVKFNHNIDSNIVQVMGNYATQIGSYTVHLKIINDNYIFANNKNQLSFDWSVDSQNSGHDNSNNTNIDNNHDFPNNHNQPIQPDNSNAESENQNKDNNQTNQTSNNQTKSSKTRRIVILAGTTTATAAIVLPSTIWLVKFLKKRK; from the coding sequence ATGAGAAAAGTTAAAAATGTCATTTTATTTTCTATGAGTTTTATAACAGCTAACTTTTCTATTTTTAAAACCATAGATAGTAAGCCAGAAAATATTTTAATAAGTAAACAAACTACTGATAATGATAAAACAAAACAAGATTATTATTCACTAAGAGATGATTATCTTTTATTTAACCAATGACAATTTAATACTGGATTGTGTTGAGACTTTGCTTCGACTAAAGTTTTAGAAACTACATTAACAAAAGCCAATAATGAAATGTATGACTTTTCTGAAGCAAGTATTAGTGCAGGTGATGAAAATAATCTTGCTAATGGTGGTAACTTTTTTAAATTTCATAATCTTTTAACTAAAAATGGTATTGCTTTTGAATCTGATTTTAGATTTGGTGATCTTTATCATTTTCCAAATACTGGAACTTATTATAAAAAGTTATTAGAATTATACAAACCAAAATTTATTACAAACCTATCTGATAAGTTAAAAAAAGTTGAATTTAACCGTAGTGAAATTAGAAAGAATTTAAATAAAATTAAACAACATATCACTAATCACTCAGCATTAATGACTGCTATTGATCACTGAACAATTACAACTAATCCTAATAATAAGAAAAAAACTAATCAGATAGTTCACACTAATGCTAATAACCTTCACGCTGTTGCAATTATTGGTTGAGATGATAATTACCAAACTCTAGATAAACAACAAGGTGCTTTTATAGTTTTAAATAGTGATAAGCCTTATGAAAATAACGATGGAGTTAATTACTTACCTTATGATTCAACGCTTTATGATTTAAATTTATTTGGTTATCAGTTTACAGGTAATAAATTTATTACATCATCTAATAACAATAAAAGTTCAGTTAAAAATAATCATAAAAATTATTACAATTCTCAAAACCCAGATACTAGTTTAAAACAAACTAAGCAATTAAACCAAAATATCTTTAACTGAAATGATCAAGTTGAAATGACTTATAAATTTAACTCAAATCTTGCTAATTTACAAGAAATGAGTTTAAGAGTTTATTATGCTAATCAAGAAATCACTGATCAGTTTAATATTTATTCTACTAATGATAGTTTAACTTTAACACCTATTAAGAAAAAATTAAAAACTGGAAGTTATACAGTCAAACTAAATTACTCATATCAGTTTAACAATAATGATAAGCTTTATACTGATCAAGAAAATAGACAAATCTATGTTTTAGATGGTTCTGAAGGATTATCATCTTATTCTTATTGACAACATTCTAATCAAAATCAAGATTTTAATCATTATCTTTTTCATGCTGCAAATGGTTATAACTTAAATGATAAAATTCCTGTGATTTTATCAACTAATAGTGATGATAAATATAGTTTGAAACAAACTTATATAAATAAAAATAATAAGATAGTTTATAAAGTTGGTAAAACACAAATAAGTAATCTTTATCAAGAAGGAAAAGATAATACCTTTAAAGATATAACTTTAAATAAATTAAATGATCACAAAAATAAGTATGACTATCAAATAACTGTTGATAAATATGTTAATGATCAAAAAGTTGGAGATCAAAAGTACCAAATTTATAAACTAGACGATAAGAAAAACTATGTCATAGCAAAACTTTATTATGATCTAAGAGATGGTGCTAAACTAGAAAATCTCATTAATGAGATTCCTTTTGAATGAAATTCAACAACTGAAAAAAGATATCTAGAAAATCCAACTCATATTGATAATCTAAAGTTTTTAGGTTGAAAATATCTTAATAAAAATGGTAATCAACAAGATGTACCAAAACAAAATGACAAATATTATTTAGACTATAATCTTATAAAAAATTTAAAAACAGACAGTAAGAACTTAAATTTTATTGCCACTGGTGGAAGAGATAATCAATATCATACTCCAATCATTTTAAAACCTGTGTTTGATAAAACACACCAACAAGAACCCGTGATTAAAATAATTAACCAAGAAAGCAATTTTACAGCTAATGAAAAAATTGATATAAACAATTTTCAATTAGAAATTAAAGATAATCACAAGTCTTATAAAGTTACTCCTAATAGAGTGGTTTTAGAAAATGATGGTGCTTATAATTATGATGGTTTTGTAAAAATAAATCATAAGAAGTTGACTTTGGAATTTGATTATAAAAATAGAATTTATCAAAAAGAAATTTCGATTAATGTTAAAAAGAAAGTTATCTATCCTGACTTAAAACTACTAAACTCTAAACTAAAATATGACCCTAATGGCAATGAAGTTAAATTCAATCATAATATAGATTCAAACATAGTACAAGTTATGGGAAACTATGCTACTCAAATTGGAAGCTATACAGTTCATCTTAAAATAATTAATGATAACTACATTTTTGCAAATAATAAAAATCAATTATCATTTGACTGGTCTGTTGATAGTCAAAATAGTGGTCATGATAATTCAAACAACACTAATATTGATAATAATCATGATTTTCCAAACAATCACAATCAACCTATTCAACCAGACAATTCTAATGCTGAATCTGAAAATCAAAATAAAGATAACAATCAAACTAACCAAACTAGTAACAATCAAACAAAAAGTAGTAAAACTCGTAGAATTGTTATTTTAGCTGGTACTACAACAGCTACAGCAGCAATAGTATTACCAAGCACTATATGATTGGTTAAGTTCTTAAAGAAAAGAAAATAA